In Magnetococcales bacterium, the following are encoded in one genomic region:
- a CDS encoding type II toxin-antitoxin system HicB family antitoxin, which produces MDVRHYPVIVERGENDAGEVGFGSFFPDLPGCVSGGDSLDEALLNAEKALAMHIGAMVKDGEDIPAPSLLSAIGHDREIDEVLRALVRVDVPAKWVTVNVSMAETLLQRIDVTAREIGMTRSGFLMEAARRMVEPI; this is translated from the coding sequence ATGGATGTGAGACATTACCCCGTCATCGTCGAACGAGGGGAAAACGATGCCGGAGAAGTTGGATTTGGGAGTTTTTTCCCGGACTTGCCAGGATGTGTGTCTGGCGGAGATTCGTTGGACGAAGCGCTGCTCAATGCGGAGAAAGCGTTGGCGATGCATATTGGAGCCATGGTAAAAGATGGCGAAGATATCCCTGCCCCATCACTGTTGAGCGCAATTGGGCATGACCGAGAAATCGATGAGGTGTTGCGGGCCTTGGTGCGCGTGGATGTACCGGCAAAATGGGTAACGGTCAACGTTTCCATGGCAGAAACTCTATTGCAACGCATCGATGTGACTGCCCGGGAAATAGGCATGACAAGATCAGGCTTTCTTATGGAAGCGGCCAGGAGAATGGTGGAGCCGATCTAA
- a CDS encoding tandem-95 repeat protein, producing MFKLLQNKWLVAILIILGITVAGAFLLMVPQTAMERKGIALDRDKLPARQKQADTGKKEPPVQVEAAKREPVGGVTQLKGLAFAEFEKVKRVLEEGSPVFQGDRIVTGSKARLILKMKDDAVIALGEDSEFLVQHYTFKVRPDNTVGEEDGNKGQVELTRGLAKFTSGRLGQMKNKPFHLVTPVATMGVRGTQGFIRLNGSGADMAIEVVSLKDEVLVWMEEPAKKLSSSSGEIHFLTALIGEAFAADLGREPATVKTNQMLSGSPTSPPVITDAPKEKLSDAHTSTAVKKLPEGARKDLAQKAAQSLVDKGAAANVEEAAKLLEQTPQALEQLVEEAEEHLMEETRADVEKQLEKDEKLKEIDADLKKAEEGGDTAKLTELNEKKQALLADSHPIDTVIDGVDQKKSADGAIEKVIPKVESFAEEVTKAVAEGKNLQEALEGKAQNYREDVKSKAKALGIEDYEGAKRTGEKIREEVKDQIPGQPAPGEKTLSPLGTQPLPGETRPSSAATDVEGTVSGTSEGASTDAAAKDAGGTAAEGTKDAAKGSTTATDAKAGSAVRDPNSVFADTARTAATPTTTTTGTTSSTTSDSNKTTFSPTPISFNKPPVMAAQTFSVDENKPLNTIVGTLAATDPNTGNVLSFTLTPTDVFTVDAATGVITTVAPLDYEKTASYTLTATVTDNVPDNTKDKKITTITAAITINVKNINETPTIVAPGTLLVDEDGTLKVSGITVADPDTLVAVTTGVEPGDLSVKLEVVHGLITLTDTSGVTIVASGANNLTMKGKLPSLNNALGKLTYTPKKDYNGSDVLYVDVDDLGTQGSGTAKSTSTQIAITVQPINDEPKFNNADLKFTVDENMPVGTQVGNNIFASDVELDTITYSITKGNLGNAFAIEPDTGKITVAAKIDFEVNPIYTLEIVAKDAGLASQQTGAIPAKVVIEVNNVNEPPRFKDLPNAIGALEDTIKALSEIQIDDPDLTASSTETLKLTLSVEHGTLSTRSDHSLAEKTLTLTNTLANLRKELERLNYRGENNYAGVDTLTLKLDDQGNIGSGTTIPATGTVAISIVGVNDVPTITPITDVIIDEDKSKSFSFQVADLDTPASDLLVSVASSNTDLFPTANLVLSGTSTDRTLTATPALNRFGDAVITLTVSDKNDATQTKTSSFKVTVRAVADKPVITAATTSEDVQTTSGLVLARAGVDGDEVTHFQIKNIVNGAVYKKDGVTIVNEGEFITVAEGTAGLKFTPGTNLYTVSGSVVFGFDVFGATAAADTNVGPEKATATIAVTSVNDAPVITKPANATVLEDTALVITGLSVADVDAGTASLQVVLSALDGTVTLAKTDGISIESGTNDSAAITFSGPVTAINGALSGMSYRGDTSFSGSDTLTLKVNDQGNTGAVTTPLTDEKTVTITVTAVNDAPVITRGITTSQTYTEGDAVGNNTAMVIDEAIVIEDVDDADLSGATLTIATGKDGTKDQLDVTATETIAKSWNATTGVLTLTGSATVADYQALLRQVTFTSTSDDPKAGTRTVTIKVNDGDLDSALASYSIVVVAVNDAPSMTAGSTLNYTENDAATVVESSLTVTDLDNASLTGASATISSGYQNDTSDSDTLAFADSGGITGSWDATTGVLTLTGSATKEAYAAALKTVTFVHTGDNPTTDNRTISFVVSDGSASSTAVTSTVAMTAVNDVPVVTATASISVNEGIDAVQNTAMVIDGSITVKDAESDTITAATITIGTNYVNDEDVLIFPATLGNIQADTTNGSDSGYSGWNATSGTLKLTGSGTVAEYQAALRTIKYHNLDSDIPTASTRGISFQVTDTGQSLAATAQVTMVPQNDSPTLVQGSALLPSYTEDSPTSKHAELIDNGIVLADVDDTNIEGATVTISATYDSGKDLLAFDSAFTSSTITGTFNATTGVFTLAGSDTVANYQTALRAVTYANSSDHPTAGSRTITFAISDGSLSSNSTSVTFDATAVNDAPIVVSGGTRAYTENDAATPIDTAITVSDHEGDGLTGATVKITGNYDSDEDVLAFATIGSISGSWNAIDGTLTLSGSGTTSEYQAALRTVTYINYSGSATNDNPTAGNRTVSFAVTETTPTVNGTSALTSTAATATVTVVAVNDPPVLTAPTSTDPFTEDSTSFVLIDKNNQFIIIDAESNQIQGATIAISGIPTTTGDGPADELQFTTQNGITGTWNGGTKTLTLSGTASLGDYQTALRSVTYYNNSQDPGQGIRTLTWTVTDAGGGSATSISKTSSLTVNAVNGVPQLSGGSASPLIFTENAAATVIDTGVTVTDEENNKIYGATITISTNFHATDVGGNTEDTLSYTGNGTNINAGVWNSTTGVLTLSTTTGQTATLADYMAAFDNVKYVNSSNAPHAGVDNKRTVTWSVTDSEGATSSVGTTSQIQITAVNDAPTDIQISNNGLYAASPVGTVIGSLTVTDPDLSTDTYTFSLTSGTTEFSLANGKDTSIYTSGNLTVNLATLSTTGGNGSGVYTVSVQVTDSGGLTLSTPKTLNITVTSAPFDSGNMTPVGDATAVATIVSTAKTLFNTVVTNLVGTTPTSVSLTNDNLRTMILAKLNQQLTGSTSGLEHIGQIIDRMGVSVTSDPKIEVTMRIKALSTIHSRLPASVQTSFWGLVDTITPYGGSYTFDMKLTVVPVVSGTTITYNNSSSKLEILHLKMLPDVLSPTVPYSIALDTLVSSYNSVLTNLKTDGTLAFFLGGGVPRHIVEAAVGSVTGDTEYNAMKAQGVWTTATGNSTSAPNSSSGVRLDYFLPGNISGITFNTGNITLSP from the coding sequence ATGTTTAAATTATTGCAAAACAAATGGCTTGTCGCAATTCTCATCATCCTTGGCATCACCGTGGCGGGGGCCTTTTTGTTGATGGTTCCCCAGACTGCGATGGAGCGCAAGGGGATCGCCCTGGACCGCGACAAGCTTCCGGCGCGACAAAAACAGGCGGACACCGGAAAGAAGGAACCACCGGTGCAGGTGGAGGCCGCCAAACGGGAACCGGTGGGTGGGGTGACCCAGCTCAAGGGGCTGGCTTTTGCCGAATTCGAAAAGGTCAAACGGGTCCTCGAAGAAGGGAGCCCGGTCTTCCAGGGCGACCGGATCGTCACCGGGAGCAAGGCGCGCCTGATCCTCAAGATGAAGGATGATGCGGTCATCGCCCTGGGCGAGGACAGCGAGTTTCTTGTTCAGCACTATACCTTCAAGGTCCGTCCCGACAATACGGTCGGCGAGGAGGATGGCAACAAGGGCCAGGTGGAACTGACCCGGGGTCTGGCCAAGTTCACCTCGGGGCGGCTGGGGCAGATGAAGAACAAACCGTTCCACCTGGTGACGCCGGTGGCGACGATGGGGGTTCGCGGCACCCAGGGGTTCATCCGGTTGAACGGCAGCGGTGCCGACATGGCCATCGAGGTCGTCTCCCTGAAGGACGAGGTCCTTGTATGGATGGAGGAGCCTGCGAAAAAATTAAGTTCCTCTTCAGGAGAGATCCACTTTTTGACCGCCCTGATCGGCGAAGCGTTTGCCGCGGATCTTGGCCGGGAGCCGGCGACGGTCAAGACGAATCAGATGTTGTCGGGATCGCCGACCTCCCCCCCCGTGATTACCGATGCCCCCAAGGAAAAATTGAGTGATGCCCACACGAGTACCGCGGTGAAAAAGCTGCCGGAAGGGGCCCGGAAGGACCTGGCCCAGAAAGCGGCCCAATCCCTGGTGGACAAGGGGGCGGCGGCCAATGTCGAAGAGGCGGCCAAACTCCTGGAACAAACGCCCCAGGCCCTGGAACAATTGGTCGAAGAGGCGGAAGAACACCTCATGGAGGAGACCCGGGCCGATGTGGAAAAACAATTGGAAAAAGACGAAAAGCTGAAAGAGATCGATGCGGACCTCAAGAAGGCCGAGGAGGGTGGTGACACGGCAAAGCTCACTGAATTGAACGAAAAGAAACAGGCATTGCTTGCCGACTCCCATCCCATCGACACGGTCATCGATGGGGTCGATCAAAAGAAATCGGCGGACGGGGCGATCGAAAAGGTGATTCCCAAGGTTGAAAGTTTTGCCGAGGAGGTGACCAAGGCGGTCGCAGAAGGAAAAAACCTTCAGGAAGCGCTCGAAGGGAAGGCACAAAACTATCGGGAAGATGTCAAGAGCAAGGCCAAGGCGCTGGGCATCGAGGATTACGAAGGGGCAAAACGGACTGGAGAGAAAATACGGGAAGAGGTCAAGGACCAGATTCCGGGACAGCCTGCTCCGGGTGAAAAAACGTTATCGCCCCTGGGGACGCAACCCCTGCCGGGAGAAACGCGACCTTCTTCTGCGGCAACGGATGTAGAGGGAACGGTCTCCGGGACTTCGGAAGGGGCTTCGACCGATGCAGCCGCCAAGGATGCGGGTGGGACAGCAGCGGAAGGGACCAAGGATGCCGCCAAGGGGAGCACCACCGCCACCGATGCGAAAGCCGGAAGTGCTGTACGGGATCCCAACAGTGTTTTTGCAGACACCGCCCGAACCGCCGCCACCCCGACCACAACCACGACGGGAACGACGTCATCCACCACGTCCGATTCGAACAAGACGACTTTTTCTCCCACTCCTATTTCCTTCAACAAACCACCGGTCATGGCGGCCCAGACGTTTTCGGTGGACGAAAACAAACCCCTCAACACGATCGTCGGAACCCTGGCGGCGACCGACCCCAATACAGGCAATGTCCTGAGTTTCACCCTGACACCGACGGACGTGTTCACGGTGGATGCCGCAACCGGGGTGATCACCACGGTGGCACCCCTCGATTATGAAAAAACCGCCTCCTACACCCTGACCGCCACGGTGACCGACAACGTTCCCGACAATACCAAGGACAAGAAGATCACCACCATCACTGCGGCGATTACGATCAATGTAAAAAATATCAATGAGACTCCGACAATCGTCGCTCCAGGGACGCTGCTTGTCGATGAGGATGGAACGCTCAAGGTGTCGGGCATCACCGTTGCCGATCCCGACACCCTCGTTGCCGTGACGACGGGGGTGGAACCGGGGGATTTGTCGGTAAAACTTGAAGTAGTCCATGGACTTATCACCCTGACCGATACCTCTGGAGTCACAATCGTCGCCTCTGGGGCCAATAATTTAACAATGAAAGGAAAGCTTCCTTCCCTGAATAATGCTCTAGGAAAACTCACCTATACACCAAAGAAGGACTATAACGGAAGTGATGTTCTGTATGTGGATGTTGATGACCTTGGAACTCAAGGCAGTGGGACAGCGAAGTCCACATCCACCCAGATAGCAATTACTGTGCAACCAATCAATGATGAGCCAAAGTTTAACAATGCCGATCTAAAATTTACCGTCGATGAAAACATGCCGGTGGGAACACAGGTTGGTAATAATATTTTCGCCTCCGACGTTGAGCTTGATACTATTACCTATTCCATCACCAAAGGCAATTTGGGCAATGCCTTTGCCATCGAACCAGACACAGGCAAAATCACCGTAGCAGCTAAGATCGATTTTGAAGTCAATCCGATCTATACTCTGGAAATAGTAGCAAAAGATGCCGGTTTAGCATCACAACAGACAGGTGCCATTCCCGCCAAGGTGGTAATCGAAGTCAATAATGTCAACGAACCGCCCCGCTTCAAGGATCTTCCCAACGCCATCGGCGCCCTGGAGGACACGATCAAGGCGTTATCCGAGATCCAGATCGACGATCCCGACCTGACCGCATCCAGTACCGAAACTTTGAAACTGACCCTTTCCGTCGAACACGGGACCCTTTCGACCCGTTCCGACCACAGCCTGGCGGAAAAGACCCTGACCCTGACCAATACTCTGGCCAATTTGCGCAAGGAATTGGAACGGTTGAACTATCGGGGCGAGAACAACTATGCCGGGGTCGATACCCTGACCCTGAAACTGGATGACCAGGGCAACATTGGTTCCGGAACGACGATTCCCGCCACCGGGACCGTGGCCATTTCCATCGTTGGAGTCAATGATGTCCCCACGATCACCCCGATCACCGATGTGATCATCGACGAGGACAAATCGAAATCATTTTCCTTCCAGGTGGCCGACCTGGACACCCCTGCCAGTGATCTTCTGGTCAGCGTTGCGTCGTCCAACACCGACCTGTTTCCCACGGCCAATCTGGTCCTGTCGGGGACCAGTACCGATCGGACCCTGACGGCGACGCCGGCGCTCAACCGTTTTGGCGACGCGGTCATCACCTTGACCGTTTCCGACAAGAACGATGCCACCCAGACGAAGACCTCAAGTTTCAAGGTGACGGTGCGGGCGGTGGCGGACAAGCCGGTGATTACCGCGGCCACGACCAGCGAGGATGTGCAAACCACCTCGGGACTGGTACTGGCCCGCGCCGGGGTCGATGGCGACGAGGTGACCCATTTTCAGATCAAGAACATTGTCAACGGAGCGGTCTACAAAAAGGATGGGGTGACGATTGTCAATGAAGGCGAGTTCATCACCGTCGCGGAGGGAACCGCGGGATTGAAATTCACCCCTGGGACGAATCTTTATACCGTCAGCGGCAGCGTTGTCTTTGGATTCGATGTATTTGGCGCCACGGCGGCGGCGGATACGAACGTTGGTCCCGAAAAAGCGACCGCGACCATTGCGGTCACCAGCGTCAACGATGCGCCGGTGATCACCAAACCGGCCAACGCGACCGTCCTTGAGGACACAGCGCTTGTCATTACCGGTTTGAGCGTTGCCGATGTCGATGCGGGAACCGCTTCCCTGCAAGTGGTTCTGTCGGCTCTGGACGGTACCGTGACCCTGGCCAAGACCGATGGCATCTCCATCGAATCGGGGACCAACGACAGCGCAGCGATCACCTTTTCCGGTCCCGTGACCGCCATCAACGGGGCGTTGTCGGGGATGAGCTATCGGGGGGACACCTCTTTTTCCGGCAGCGACACACTGACCCTCAAAGTGAATGACCAGGGCAATACCGGCGCGGTCACCACCCCCCTGACCGATGAAAAAACGGTGACGATCACCGTGACGGCGGTCAACGATGCGCCGGTGATCACCCGGGGAATCACGACATCCCAGACCTATACCGAAGGCGACGCGGTGGGCAACAACACGGCCATGGTCATTGATGAGGCCATCGTGATCGAGGATGTCGATGATGCCGACCTGAGCGGCGCCACCCTCACCATTGCCACGGGGAAAGATGGAACCAAGGATCAACTCGATGTCACCGCCACCGAGACGATCGCCAAGAGTTGGAATGCGACCACGGGCGTTCTGACGTTGACCGGCAGTGCGACGGTCGCCGATTACCAGGCGCTTCTGCGCCAGGTGACCTTTACTTCGACGAGCGACGATCCAAAAGCGGGAACCCGGACGGTAACGATCAAGGTCAACGATGGTGATCTTGACAGTGCCTTGGCCAGTTATTCCATTGTCGTCGTTGCCGTCAACGATGCCCCCTCCATGACCGCCGGCAGCACGCTTAACTATACCGAGAACGATGCCGCGACCGTCGTCGAATCCTCGTTGACCGTCACCGACCTGGACAATGCCTCCCTGACGGGAGCGAGCGCCACCATTTCGAGCGGCTATCAGAACGACACCAGCGACAGCGACACCCTGGCTTTCGCGGACAGTGGTGGTATCACCGGTTCCTGGGACGCCACGACCGGGGTCCTGACCTTGACGGGCAGCGCCACCAAGGAAGCCTATGCCGCGGCCTTGAAAACGGTCACCTTTGTCCACACGGGGGACAACCCCACCACCGATAACCGAACCATCTCCTTTGTCGTCAGCGACGGCAGCGCCTCTTCGACGGCGGTCACAAGTACCGTGGCGATGACCGCGGTCAACGATGTTCCGGTGGTGACCGCCACGGCGAGCATTTCGGTCAACGAGGGAATCGATGCGGTGCAGAACACCGCCATGGTGATCGACGGTTCGATCACCGTGAAAGATGCGGAAAGCGACACCATCACTGCCGCGACGATCACCATCGGCACCAATTATGTCAACGATGAGGATGTCCTGATCTTCCCTGCCACCCTGGGCAACATCCAGGCAGACACGACGAACGGCAGCGATAGCGGCTACAGCGGTTGGAATGCGACCTCGGGCACCCTGAAACTGACCGGTTCCGGGACCGTTGCCGAATACCAGGCCGCCTTGCGGACCATCAAATACCACAACCTGGACAGCGATATTCCCACCGCCTCGACCCGCGGCATTTCCTTCCAGGTTACCGATACCGGACAAAGCCTTGCCGCCACCGCCCAGGTAACGATGGTTCCCCAGAACGATTCACCCACTCTGGTCCAGGGATCGGCACTCCTTCCGAGCTACACCGAAGACAGCCCCACCAGCAAGCATGCCGAGCTTATCGATAACGGCATCGTCCTGGCCGATGTCGATGACACCAACATTGAAGGGGCGACGGTGACGATCTCCGCCACCTATGACAGTGGCAAGGATCTTCTTGCCTTCGACAGCGCCTTCACCAGCAGCACCATTACCGGCACGTTCAACGCGACCACAGGCGTGTTTACCCTGGCGGGATCCGACACCGTAGCCAATTATCAAACCGCGTTGCGGGCAGTCACTTATGCCAATTCGAGCGATCATCCCACCGCCGGATCGCGGACGATTACCTTTGCGATTTCCGATGGTTCTCTTTCCAGCAACAGCACGAGCGTCACTTTTGATGCCACCGCCGTCAACGACGCGCCGATCGTGGTTTCAGGTGGAACACGGGCCTATACCGAAAATGATGCCGCAACCCCTATCGATACCGCCATTACCGTATCCGATCATGAAGGGGATGGTCTGACCGGAGCCACGGTGAAAATCACCGGCAATTATGACAGCGATGAAGATGTTTTGGCCTTTGCCACCATCGGTTCGATTTCCGGCTCCTGGAATGCGATCGACGGTACCTTGACCTTGAGCGGTTCGGGTACGACCAGTGAATACCAGGCGGCGTTGCGCACGGTGACCTATATCAATTATTCCGGCAGCGCCACCAACGACAATCCGACCGCCGGCAATCGGACGGTTTCCTTTGCCGTGACTGAGACAACGCCTACCGTGAATGGCACTTCGGCTTTGACGAGCACCGCCGCTACGGCTACCGTCACCGTCGTTGCCGTCAACGACCCTCCCGTTCTGACTGCCCCGACCAGCACGGATCCATTCACAGAGGACAGTACTTCTTTTGTTCTCATCGACAAGAACAACCAGTTTATCATCATTGACGCGGAATCGAATCAGATACAGGGGGCGACGATCGCCATTTCCGGCATTCCCACAACGACAGGGGATGGTCCTGCCGACGAATTGCAATTTACGACCCAGAATGGCATTACCGGAACCTGGAATGGTGGAACCAAGACACTGACTTTGTCGGGAACAGCCTCCCTGGGAGACTATCAGACGGCCCTTCGTTCGGTTACCTATTACAACAACAGCCAGGATCCGGGTCAGGGAATCCGGACCCTGACCTGGACCGTGACCGATGCGGGAGGTGGCAGCGCCACGAGCATTTCAAAAACAAGCTCCCTGACAGTCAATGCAGTCAATGGGGTGCCACAGTTGTCCGGTGGAAGTGCTTCACCTTTGATCTTTACCGAAAACGCTGCTGCAACAGTCATTGATACCGGTGTCACCGTCACCGACGAGGAAAACAACAAGATCTATGGCGCTACGATCACGATCAGCACCAATTTCCATGCCACTGATGTCGGAGGCAATACGGAAGATACCCTTTCCTATACTGGCAATGGTACCAATATCAATGCAGGAGTTTGGAATTCAACAACAGGGGTATTGACTCTGAGCACTACTACCGGCCAAACCGCTACCCTGGCCGATTACATGGCCGCCTTCGATAATGTCAAGTATGTCAACAGCAGTAATGCGCCACACGCCGGAGTTGATAACAAGCGCACCGTTACCTGGAGCGTTACGGACTCCGAAGGAGCGACAAGTTCAGTTGGGACGACAAGTCAAATCCAAATAACAGCGGTCAATGATGCCCCCACCGACATCCAGATCAGCAACAATGGCCTCTATGCAGCGTCGCCCGTCGGTACCGTCATCGGTTCTCTGACCGTCACCGACCCCGATCTTTCCACCGACACCTATACCTTTTCCTTGACAAGCGGTACGACCGAGTTTTCCCTGGCCAATGGCAAGGATACCTCCATTTATACCTCGGGCAATCTGACGGTCAATCTGGCCACACTCAGCACCACGGGAGGCAATGGCAGCGGCGTCTACACCGTAAGTGTGCAAGTAACCGACAGTGGTGGATTAACCCTTTCTACTCCAAAAACCCTGAACATCACCGTCACATCGGCTCCGTTCGATAGCGGCAACATGACCCCAGTCGGCGACGCCACCGCGGTCGCCACGATTGTTTCCACTGCCAAGACCCTGTTCAATACCGTAGTGACCAATCTCGTTGGAACAACGCCAACAAGCGTCAGTCTGACCAACGACAACCTGCGCACCATGATCCTGGCCAAGCTCAACCAGCAGTTGACCGGAAGCACTTCGGGCCTGGAACATATCGGGCAGATCATCGACAGGATGGGGGTCTCGGTCACATCCGACCCAAAAATCGAGGTCACCATGCGCATCAAGGCATTGAGTACCATTCATTCCCGCCTTCCGGCCTCGGTGCAGACAAGTTTCTGGGGCCTTGTGGATACCATCACCCCGTATGGCGGGAGCTATACGTTTGACATGAAACTGACCGTCGTTCCGGTCGTCAGCGGTACGACGATCACCTACAACAACTCCAGTTCCAAACTGGAAATCCTTCATCTGAAAATGCTGCCGGATGTTTTATCGCCCACGGTTCCCTATTCCATTGCCCTGGATACACTGGTTTCCAGTTACAACAGCGTCCTGACCAATCTGAAAACTGATGGAACCCTGGCTTTTTTCCTTGGAGGGGGCGTTCCCCGGCATATCGTCGAGGCCGCCGTTGGCAGCGTTACGGGTGACACGGAATACAATGCGATGAAGGCTCAAGGGGTTTGGACGACCGCAACAGGCAATTCAACATCGGCGCCCAATTCTTCTTCGGGGGTACGTCTGGACTATTTCCTGCCGGGCAACATCAGTGGCATCACCTTCAACACGGGAAACATTACCTTGTCTCCGTAA